One Candidatus Melainabacteria bacterium DNA segment encodes these proteins:
- a CDS encoding adenine nucleotide alpha hydrolase, with the protein MMSIIEKAEALEQIISDVDNIAVALSGGIDSLVLSSICFAVSQKSAVNCTMFHAVSAAVPEQATARVLECAEQFKWNVRLVDANEFADPNYRENPVDRCFYCKSALYGTIRSATDAVIVSGTNKDDLLEFRPGLKAAKTYGVRHPFVEADVTKQMIRELAPLYGISQYSDLPAAPCLASRVETGISIEPDELKSINAIELFISEKYSCRTVRCRLRNGKVVIEIDEKSLPEVSSNIRQNESIEHEIRSLLANRFKSHPLDVTAYRTGSAFLQAAK; encoded by the coding sequence AATATCGCTGTCGCTCTCAGCGGCGGCATCGACAGTCTTGTTCTCTCTTCGATTTGTTTTGCGGTGTCTCAGAAGAGTGCTGTGAACTGCACGATGTTTCACGCGGTTTCTGCTGCGGTTCCAGAGCAGGCTACTGCTCGCGTTCTGGAGTGCGCCGAGCAGTTCAAGTGGAATGTGCGATTGGTGGATGCGAATGAATTTGCCGATCCGAACTACCGCGAAAATCCGGTCGATAGATGCTTCTACTGTAAATCTGCTTTGTATGGCACCATACGTTCGGCTACCGATGCAGTGATCGTGTCTGGAACGAACAAGGATGATTTGCTTGAGTTTCGTCCCGGTCTCAAAGCGGCAAAAACTTACGGCGTCAGGCATCCTTTCGTCGAAGCCGATGTCACGAAGCAAATGATTCGAGAGCTGGCACCTTTGTATGGTATTTCGCAGTATTCAGACCTGCCTGCGGCGCCCTGCCTGGCCAGTCGCGTTGAAACCGGCATATCAATTGAGCCGGACGAACTGAAAAGTATTAATGCTATCGAATTATTCATTTCTGAAAAATATTCTTGCCGAACTGTGAGATGCAGGTTGCGAAATGGGAAGGTAGTAATCGAGATCGATGAAAAATCCCTACCGGAAGTTTCGTCGAATATCAGACAGAACGAATCGATCGAGCACGAGATCCGTTCGCTGTTGGCAAACAGGTTCAAGAGCCATCCGCTGGATGTGACTGCTTACCGCACCGGAAGCGCATTTCTACAAGCAGCTAAATGA
- a CDS encoding translation initiation factor — protein sequence MVRVGLESKGRGGKKVSVITGLPLSDTEFDTLTTKLKRTCGTGGTHKDGQIEIQGDHREKLMAELQKLGYKPKKTGG from the coding sequence ATGGTGCGGGTCGGATTGGAATCAAAAGGACGCGGTGGCAAGAAAGTAAGCGTGATTACGGGACTGCCGTTGAGTGATACCGAATTCGATACCTTAACCACAAAATTGAAACGGACATGCGGCACAGGCGGAACACATAAAGACGGGCAAATTGAAATTCAAGGCGATCACCGCGAAAAACTTATGGCAGAACTGCAAAAGCTCGGCTACAAGCCAAAAAAAACCGGAGGCTAA
- the larB gene encoding nickel pincer cofactor biosynthesis protein LarB: MTLTDDFMEDRDRRERTGLDECIFCASKSIDQISRIVGQIFEEGRRVLLTRLTPEQYAKLPKETKAVITYDALSNTAVVGEPIELNRSLLVAIVSGGTSDLPIVAEAAKTLEYYGYVASVFQDLGVAGLWRIVDAAPALQNFPIIIAVAGMDAALPTVLAGLVPSVVIAVPTSVGYGVTAGGQAALNSLLSSCVPGVTVVNIDNGFGAASAAIRVLNAGNF, encoded by the coding sequence ATGACACTGACTGACGATTTTATGGAAGACAGAGACCGGCGCGAACGCACCGGCCTGGACGAATGCATTTTTTGTGCTTCCAAAAGTATCGATCAAATAAGCCGCATTGTCGGACAGATTTTTGAAGAAGGGCGCAGAGTTTTGCTGACCCGGTTGACCCCCGAGCAGTACGCGAAGCTGCCCAAGGAAACGAAAGCTGTAATCACTTATGATGCACTTTCGAACACGGCTGTAGTTGGTGAGCCGATTGAATTGAATCGCAGTCTTCTTGTCGCAATCGTATCCGGTGGCACCTCCGACTTGCCGATTGTTGCTGAGGCCGCCAAGACGCTTGAATATTATGGATATGTTGCATCTGTTTTTCAGGATCTGGGAGTAGCTGGTCTGTGGCGCATTGTCGATGCTGCGCCTGCTCTACAGAACTTTCCGATAATTATCGCTGTTGCTGGAATGGATGCGGCGCTGCCCACAGTGTTGGCTGGTCTGGTTCCATCCGTCGTCATTGCGGTTCCCACAAGCGTGGGCTATGGTGTGACAGCTGGAGGGCAGGCGGCTTTGAACAGCCTATTATCCAGCTGTGTACCGGGAGTTACAGTAGTAAATATCGATAATGGATTCGGCGCCGCAAGTGCGGCCATCCGAGTTTTGAACGCCGGTAATTTCTAG